The Corynebacterium coyleae genome segment CTAGTTTTCTTCACATTCCGCCCCGATCCTCGAAGTTGTACAGTTACCTGGACCACAGTTTAAATTGTCCTAATTGGTATGGCAATGCTTTTGTGCCACTTTTGTACCTTCGTAGAATCTCCGTTTTCGACAGCTCACCGCCAAAATGCGCGAAAGATCCTAACCCCTCCGCAGCACCTGTGACCACTTGGTCACGCTGCCGTTGTTGAGGATCGTGCGCTTGTAAATGCGGGCGGCACCCCACACGACGAGCACAGTGGTGACCGCAGCGAGTGCGAAGGAGCCCGCGAGCTGGATGGCGGTGAAGTCGCCAGCTGCGTAGGTCAAGGGCGCGCTGAAGATCGAAAACGGCGGGATCCAGCTGACGACCTGCATGAAGGTTGAGTCGGTGTTGGACCAACCAAACGACGAGATGTACACGCACGCCATCAGCAGGATCAGAATCGGCATCTGGGTGGACTGCAGGTCCTCGGTGCGCTGCACCATCGCGCCGGCGGCGGCGTAGAGGCCGCCGAAGAACAGCATGGACAGCAGCCAGGCGATAAGCAGGATGGGGAGGGCGGACCAGTCGACTTCGACATCGTCGATAAGCCCCGAGACCTTCAGACCAATGCCGCCGACAGCGAGCAACACTGCTGTGGCGAGGAAGCCGAAGATGACGGTGCCCAGCAGTTTGCCGGCGAGGAAGTCCAGCGGGCGAACGGAGGCCAAGATGAGCTCGACGACGCGCGAGGACTTTTCCTCGGTGACGCGACTGCCCACCTGGGCGGCAAAGGTGATCACGGTGAACATGACGATGATCAGCGCGAAGAAGGTGGTCAGCAGGCGGGTCAACTGCTCTGCGGTGTCGTCGCCTTCGGTGTCGTTGATGTCCACCGGCACAACGTTGATCTGCGGGGAGGCAGCCTCGTAATCGGCGGGGCTAATGCCCAGGGTGCTTAGGGTTTCGGCGCGCGCCTGCTGCTGGGAGAGGGCGTCGAGGCCGGTGAGGATGGTGGTGGAGGGGGAGCCGTCTGCAAGGACTTCCCAGGTGTCTCCCTCGACGATCAGGGCGGCCTGCACGTCGCCGTCGCGGACTAACTGTTCGGCCTCGGTGCGGTCGGTGGCGGTGCGGGCGTCGTAGCCGGCGTCGTCGAGAAGCTGCTCTGCGATACCCACAGCGGCAACGGCCGGGCCGCCGGCCTCTGCTTCCGTTTCGCCCTTGTTTTGCATCCAGGAGCCGAAGCCGATCATGCCGAGAATGGCCAGCAGCATGATCACGAGCGTGACAATGACGCCCTTCTTCAGCAGCAGAATCTGCACCTCGCGCTTCGCGGTGGTGGTGATGGTGTGCATGGGGGAGTAGGTCTTCATTACTTCACAACCTCCTTGAACAGCTCGGCCAGATCCGGCACGACGCGGGTGAACTCGTGGACGGGGCCTGCGGCCATGGCGGCGCGGAGGATGTCCTGGTCGTTGTCGGCGGAAGTGGTTTCGACGATGACGTGGGTTGGGGTGTCGCTAATAAGCGTGGCAGTTGCGGGAATCCAGCCGCGCGCTTGCGTGCCGACGCGGAACCGCACCGGGCCACCCGAGCGCAACTCGTCGACGGTGCCCTCGGCGACCATGCGGCCGCGGGTGACGATGCCGATGCGGTCGCAAAGCCGCTGCACCAAATCGAGCTGGTGGGAGGAGAAGATCACCGGTACGCCGGCGCGGGCGCGGTCGGTGAGCATCGTGCTCATCACGTCCACGGCGACGGGGTCCAGGCCGGAGAACGGCTCGTCGAGGATGAGCACCTCCGGGTCGTGGATCAGGCTGGCGGCCAACTGCACGCGCTGCTGGTTGCCCAGGGAGAGGTCGTCGAGCTTGTCGCCCAGACGCTCGCCGAGGCCCAACTCCTCCAGCAGTTCGGTGCCGCGCTGCTTTGCGGCCGCGCCGTCCACGCCGTGGAGTTTGGCCAGGAAGACCAACTGGTCGAGAATCTTTTCCTTGCCGTAGAGGCCACGCTCTTCGGGCATGTAGCCGATGCGGCGACGGGAGTCGTCGTCAAGCGGGCGCCCATCGAGGAGCACCTCGCCGGAATCGGCGCTGAGCACGCCTAATGCGATGCGCATCGTGGTGGATTTACCGGCGCCGTTGGAACCGACGAAGCCGTACATCTCCCCGTCGCGGACGGTGAAGTCCATTCCGTCGAGGGCCTGGACGTCGCCGAAGCGCTTGTGAAGGTCCTGAATCTGAAACGTAGTCACCCGACAAAAACTACCAAAAGATACGACATCGCTCAG includes the following:
- a CDS encoding ABC transporter permease; translated protein: MKTYSPMHTITTTAKREVQILLLKKGVIVTLVIMLLAILGMIGFGSWMQNKGETEAEAGGPAVAAVGIAEQLLDDAGYDARTATDRTEAEQLVRDGDVQAALIVEGDTWEVLADGSPSTTILTGLDALSQQQARAETLSTLGISPADYEAASPQINVVPVDINDTEGDDTAEQLTRLLTTFFALIIVMFTVITFAAQVGSRVTEEKSSRVVELILASVRPLDFLAGKLLGTVIFGFLATAVLLAVGGIGLKVSGLIDDVEVDWSALPILLIAWLLSMLFFGGLYAAAGAMVQRTEDLQSTQMPILILLMACVYISSFGWSNTDSTFMQVVSWIPPFSIFSAPLTYAAGDFTAIQLAGSFALAAVTTVLVVWGAARIYKRTILNNGSVTKWSQVLRRG
- a CDS encoding ABC transporter ATP-binding protein, yielding MTTFQIQDLHKRFGDVQALDGMDFTVRDGEMYGFVGSNGAGKSTTMRIALGVLSADSGEVLLDGRPLDDDSRRRIGYMPEERGLYGKEKILDQLVFLAKLHGVDGAAAKQRGTELLEELGLGERLGDKLDDLSLGNQQRVQLAASLIHDPEVLILDEPFSGLDPVAVDVMSTMLTDRARAGVPVIFSSHQLDLVQRLCDRIGIVTRGRMVAEGTVDELRSGGPVRFRVGTQARGWIPATATLISDTPTHVIVETTSADNDQDILRAAMAAGPVHEFTRVVPDLAELFKEVVK